Proteins co-encoded in one Garra rufa chromosome 7, GarRuf1.0, whole genome shotgun sequence genomic window:
- the LOC141338672 gene encoding large ribosomal subunit protein eL32 — MTQLRPLRRPRIVKKRTKKFIRHQSDRYVKIKENWRKPRGIDNRVRRRFKGQMLMPNIGYGSNKRTKHMLPSGFRKFLVHNVKELEVLMMSNKSHCAEIAHNVSSKNRKLIVERAAQLAIKVTNPNARLRSEENE, encoded by the exons ATGACTCAACTTCGACCCCTCAGGAGACCTAGGATCGTCAAGAAAAGGACTAAAAAATTCATCAGACATCAGTCCGATCGCTATGTCAAGATCAAG GAAAACTGGAGGAAGCCCAGAGGTATTGACAACAGAGTGCGCAGGCGCTTCAAGGGTCAGATGTTGATGCCCAACATTGGTTATGGTAGCAACAAAAGAACCAAACACATGCTGCCCTCTGGATTCAGGAAGTTCCTGGTCCACAATGTCAAGGAACTTGAAGTCCTCATGATGAGCAACAA GTCCCATTGTGCAGAGATCGCCCACAATGTGTCTTCAAAGAACAGGAAGCTCATTGTAGAAAGGGCTGCTCAGCTGGCCATCAAGGTCACAAACCCCAACGCCAGACTCCGCAGCGAGGAGAACGAATAA